The following coding sequences lie in one Rutidosis leptorrhynchoides isolate AG116_Rl617_1_P2 chromosome 4, CSIRO_AGI_Rlap_v1, whole genome shotgun sequence genomic window:
- the LOC139841553 gene encoding uncharacterized protein yields MAWIKWDQVLNSFSRGGLNIGSLKAFNLALIIKWRWRYLSSSDDMWVKVIKVIHVFFLKIIFIWRLETEEMSFWHDSWCGSSSLVSRFNRLYHLDINRLESVADKWVEGEWRWVWLREEIGSRNLTSLLNLLQELLNVNVSNREDCWKCSLNGDGLFTVKDTREHIDRSILYSHHVPTSWVKTLPKKVNVF; encoded by the exons ATGGCATGGATTAAATGGGATCAAGTTCTCAATTCGTTTTCTCGAGGCGGGTTGAACATTGGTAGTTTGAAGGCTTTCAATTTAGCCTTAATTATCAAATGGCGGTGGCGTTATCTTTCATCTTCGGACGATATGTGGGTCAAGGTTATTAAGGTCATACATG TGTTCTTTCTCAAAATTATATTCATTTGGAGGTTGGAAACGGAAGAAATGAGTTTCTGGCATGACTCGTGGTGCGGTTCTTCTTCGTTAGTGTCCCGGTTTAACAGGTTGTACCATCTTGACATTAATAGACTCGAATCAGTGGCGGATAAGTGGGTAGAAGGAGAATGGAGATGGGTTTGGTTAAGAGAAGAAATTGGTAGCAGAAACTTGACTTCATTGTTGAACTTATTACAAGAATTACTGAACGTTAATGTCTCAAACCGCGAGGATTGTTGGAAGTGCTCTCTTAATGGAGATGGTTTATTCACGGTAAAAGATACGAGAGAGCACATTGATAGATCTATTCTGTATTCTCATCATGTTCCTACGTCATGGGTAAAGACTCTCCCAAAGAAAGTGAATGTTTTTTAG